In Arachis hypogaea cultivar Tifrunner chromosome 17, arahy.Tifrunner.gnm2.J5K5, whole genome shotgun sequence, a single window of DNA contains:
- the LOC112762609 gene encoding UPF0481 protein At3g47200: protein MANPNPDVAIKIKAMLEAAQPRFTEKCCIYRVSHEIRKLNEDAYTPKVVSIGPFHHGDQYLLNMEELKRIFCRQFIERSMTNNLESLVSCVQELEPMVRGCYSDNIKLTEEEHVMVILVDCCFILEFLLKFHFGWTDRDAIILPLNLRGPIAYDLLLLENQVPFFVLEMLYNLALDSPPFPLLALSLFYIVPYSIIVPDSIISGDVLRLLSNDTGIAHFIDLSRKFLLASSGFSGCLREAEFANIYTATELSEAGVKFKVNKNSQCMLDLELSGHCLRVPSISVTAFTEAILRNLIAFEQCHCMKESYLADYIVALDLLINTEKDVDLLIKKGIIQNWLGSSNAVAEMFNGLALRVINPDFNVQYIRIFKELNAFCRHPCNQKVATLRRDYCNTPWKTVASIAGIFLLILTVIQTVFSILQVVH, encoded by the coding sequence ATGGCAAATCCGAATCCTGATGTTGCAATCAAGATTAAAGCAATGTTGGAGGCAGCACAACCTCGATTTACAGAGAAATGCTGCATCTACAGGGTGTCCCATGAGATTCGCAAATTAAATGAAGATGCATACACTCCAAAGGTTGTTTCAATTGGTCCTTTTCACCATGGGGATCAATATTTGCTAAACATGGAGGAGCTGAAAAGAATATTTTGTAGACAATTCATTGAAAGATCTATGACAAACAACTTGGAAAGTCTTGTTAGTTGTGTGCAAGAGCTCGAACCAATGGTTCGTGGTTGTTACTCAGATAACATCAAGCTTACTGAGGAAGAACATGTTATGGTGATATTGGTGGATTGCTGCTTCATATTAGAGTTCTTACTCAAGTTCCATTTTGGGTGGACAGATCGTGATGCCATTATTCTGCCACTAAATTTAAGGGGTCCTATAGCATATGATTTGTTGTTGCTTGAGAATCAAGTCCCTTTCTTTGTTCTTGAGATGCTTTATAACCTAGCTCTTGATTCTCCTCCATTTCCATTACTAGCGCTCTCTCTTTTTTATATTGTTCCTTATAGTATCATCGTTCCTGATAGTATCATTTCCGGTGATGTTCTTAGGCTATTATCCAACGATACTGGAATAGCTCATTTCATAGATCTATCAAGAAAGTTTCTATTAGCATCCTCTGGCTTCTCTGGATGCTTAAGAGAAGCAGAGTTCGCCAACATTTATACTGCCACTGAGTTGAGTGAAGCAGGAGTGAAGTTTAAGGTAAACAAAAATAGCCAATGCATGCTAGATTTGGAACTTTCAGGTCATTGTTTGAGAGTCCCATCTATTAGCGTGACAGCCTTTACTGAAGCTATTTTGAGAAATTTGATAGCTTTTGAGCAATGCCACTGTATGAAGGAATCTTACCTCGCTGACTATATTGTAGCCTTGGATTTGCTTATCAACACAGAAAAAGATGTAGATTTGCTCATTAAGAAGGGAATCATTCAGAATTGGTTAGGTAGTAGCAATGCAGTGGCTGAAATGTTCAATGGTCTTGCACTGCGGGTTATAAATCCAGATTTTAATGTGCAATATATCCGTATTTTCAAAGAGTTGAATGCTTTCTGTCGCCACCCTTGCAACCAAAAAGTCGCAACTTTGAGGCGCGACTATTGCAACACTCCATGGAAGACAGTAGCTTCAATTGCTGGAATTTTTCTGCTTATTCTCACTGTTATTCAGACAGTATTTTCTATCCTCCAAGTGGTACACTAG